The Salvia miltiorrhiza cultivar Shanhuang (shh) chromosome 1, IMPLAD_Smil_shh, whole genome shotgun sequence genome has a window encoding:
- the LOC130986257 gene encoding thiamine phosphate phosphatase-like protein isoform X1 yields MAGKMVIIFDFDRTLIEDDSDRWVYTKMGLTQLFRDLRPTLPWNSLMDRLLEELHIRGKSVDDIADCLRGMPLHPRVVSVIKLAHALGCDLKVASDSNQFYIKTILEHYDIYSCFSEIITNPAVVDKGRLRIFPYHGSAAPHGCDLCPSNLCKGRVIEQTQVSLSESESRRLIYIGDGMNDFCPTLKLAAEDFVLPRKDFPLLSRILKNTHLVKAKVCEWNDSEDLARILGNLIECMSNEDKISSSTTQL; encoded by the exons ATGGCCGGGAAAATGGTgattatatttgattttgataGAACGCTGATCGAAGACGACAGCGACAGATGGGTCTATACCAAGATGGGTCTCACCCAATTGTTCCGCGACCTGCGCCCCACATTACCTTGGAACTCTCTCATG GATAGGCTATTGGAGGAGCTGCACATTAGAGGAAAATCGGTAGATGATATTGCTGATTGTTTGAGAGGGATGCCGTTGCATCCTAGGGTTGTTTCAGTGATTAAGTTAGCTCATGCTCTCGG ATGTGACTTGAAGGTGGCAAGCGACTCAAATCAGTTTTACATCAAAACTATTTTGGAACATTATGATATATACAGCTGTTTCTCGGAGATCATCACGAACCCTGCTGTTGTAGACAAAGGAAGGCTGAGGATCTTTCCTTACCACGGTTCAGCTGCGCCACATGGCTGCGATCTCTGCCCATCCAACTTATGCAAG GGTCGTGTAATCGAGCAGACCCAGGTTTCTTTATCTGAAAGTGAAAGCAGAAGATTAATATACATTGGTGATGGGATGAATGACTTCTGTCCGACTCTGAAACTTGCTGCCGAAGACTTTGTTTTGCCAAGAAAGGACTTCCCTTTATTGAGCCGCATTTTGAAAAACACTCATCTTGTCAAAGCAAAGGTTTGTGAATGGAACGACAGCGAAGATCTGGCTAGGATCCTCGGAAACCTTATCGAGTGCATGTCCAATGAAGACAAGATAAGTTCTTCAACCACTCAACTCTAG
- the LOC130986257 gene encoding thiamine phosphate phosphatase-like protein isoform X2: MGLYQDGSHPIVPRPAPHITLELSHGLYINIHTYIPMLLEELHIRGKSVDDIADCLRGMPLHPRVVSVIKLAHALGCDLKVASDSNQFYIKTILEHYDIYSCFSEIITNPAVVDKGRLRIFPYHGSAAPHGCDLCPSNLCKGRVIEQTQVSLSESESRRLIYIGDGMNDFCPTLKLAAEDFVLPRKDFPLLSRILKNTHLVKAKVCEWNDSEDLARILGNLIECMSNEDKISSSTTQL; this comes from the exons ATGGGTCTATACCAAGATGGGTCTCACCCAATTGTTCCGCGACCTGCGCCCCACATTACCTTGGAACTCTCTCATGGTCTCTATAttaatatacatacatatattccTAT GCTATTGGAGGAGCTGCACATTAGAGGAAAATCGGTAGATGATATTGCTGATTGTTTGAGAGGGATGCCGTTGCATCCTAGGGTTGTTTCAGTGATTAAGTTAGCTCATGCTCTCGG ATGTGACTTGAAGGTGGCAAGCGACTCAAATCAGTTTTACATCAAAACTATTTTGGAACATTATGATATATACAGCTGTTTCTCGGAGATCATCACGAACCCTGCTGTTGTAGACAAAGGAAGGCTGAGGATCTTTCCTTACCACGGTTCAGCTGCGCCACATGGCTGCGATCTCTGCCCATCCAACTTATGCAAG GGTCGTGTAATCGAGCAGACCCAGGTTTCTTTATCTGAAAGTGAAAGCAGAAGATTAATATACATTGGTGATGGGATGAATGACTTCTGTCCGACTCTGAAACTTGCTGCCGAAGACTTTGTTTTGCCAAGAAAGGACTTCCCTTTATTGAGCCGCATTTTGAAAAACACTCATCTTGTCAAAGCAAAGGTTTGTGAATGGAACGACAGCGAAGATCTGGCTAGGATCCTCGGAAACCTTATCGAGTGCATGTCCAATGAAGACAAGATAAGTTCTTCAACCACTCAACTCTAG